In Spirochaetota bacterium, one genomic interval encodes:
- a CDS encoding C69 family dipeptidase — MCDTIVATGKATFDGSVILAKNSDREANEAQLLKYIAKRNWGNDTTVQCTYISIPQVKVTNEILISTPFWMWGCEMGANEYGLAIGNEAVFTKEPYEKTGLLGMDIMRLALERCKTAYDALMLSTELIQRYGQGGNAGMAHKLYYHNSFIFADTKEAYVLETANKHWVAVKVDGIRSISNGLTIEEEFDYSSKGIEDYARKKGYLKKGKTFNFKECFSDWFYTYFSKCAARQSRTTSCALRYSGSITPQTMFTLLRDHGNDHEYPSPDKTDMGTVCMHASLLPTRPSQSVAAFVAHLRKDVPVFWATGSSGTCTSVFMPFYLTGKEIDYFPANETSTYSPDTYWWMHERIHRQAIFKWDYFTRAIAPTIHTLEEEFIKQENELHKKRNTSTLKYFNFSKQCVEKVIELHKRWDKELKAAPPSKTTLAFALFWNSQTKKARIPL, encoded by the coding sequence ATGTGTGATACTATCGTTGCAACAGGCAAGGCTACTTTTGATGGGAGTGTAATCCTGGCCAAAAATAGTGATAGGGAAGCAAACGAAGCCCAGCTTTTGAAATATATAGCAAAACGCAATTGGGGAAACGATACCACCGTTCAATGCACCTACATTTCAATTCCACAGGTTAAAGTAACCAACGAAATATTAATTTCAACACCATTCTGGATGTGGGGCTGCGAAATGGGAGCAAATGAATACGGCCTTGCCATTGGCAATGAGGCAGTGTTCACAAAAGAACCGTATGAAAAAACCGGATTGCTTGGAATGGATATAATGCGACTTGCACTTGAGCGTTGCAAAACTGCGTACGATGCATTAATGCTTTCAACAGAACTTATACAACGCTACGGGCAGGGTGGCAATGCGGGCATGGCGCATAAACTGTATTATCACAACTCCTTTATATTTGCCGATACAAAAGAAGCATACGTTCTTGAAACTGCAAATAAACACTGGGTAGCTGTAAAAGTAGATGGCATTCGCAGCATTTCCAATGGATTGACAATAGAAGAAGAGTTTGACTATTCATCGAAAGGCATTGAAGATTATGCACGTAAAAAAGGATACTTAAAAAAAGGCAAAACTTTTAATTTTAAAGAATGCTTCTCTGACTGGTTTTATACATACTTTTCAAAATGCGCTGCTCGTCAATCACGAACAACAAGCTGTGCATTGCGCTATTCTGGTTCCATAACGCCTCAAACCATGTTTACACTTCTTCGCGATCATGGAAATGACCATGAGTACCCCTCACCCGATAAAACTGATATGGGGACAGTATGCATGCATGCCTCACTTCTTCCCACACGTCCAAGCCAGTCAGTTGCTGCATTTGTAGCACATCTTCGTAAAGACGTTCCTGTCTTTTGGGCAACCGGCTCATCGGGTACTTGTACAAGCGTCTTTATGCCATTTTATCTTACAGGAAAAGAAATAGATTATTTCCCTGCAAATGAGACAAGCACCTATTCACCAGACACGTATTGGTGGATGCATGAACGAATTCACAGGCAGGCCATTTTCAAATGGGACTATTTCACCAGAGCTATCGCCCCAACTATACATACACTTGAAGAAGAATTCATTAAACAAGAGAATGAGCTGCACAAAAAGAGAAACACCAGCACGCTGAAATATTTCAATTTTTCAAAGCAATGTGTTGAAAAGGTCATTGAATTGCACAAACGCTGGGACAAA